Proteins co-encoded in one Neofelis nebulosa isolate mNeoNeb1 chromosome 2, mNeoNeb1.pri, whole genome shotgun sequence genomic window:
- the PLA2G2F gene encoding group IIF secretory phospholipase A2: MADGAQANPKVLRKKVLVRHPSRWRGPSLRASFPWRTSRSSLGMKKFFTMVVLAGSVLPTARSSLLNLKSMVETITGRSAILSFVGYGCYCGLGGHGLPMDEVDWCCHAHDCCYQKLFDLGCHPYVDHYEYTIENNTSIICSELNETECDKQTCECDKNVVLCLRNQTYNEKHRNYLNIYCQGPTPNCSIYEPPLEEAAYRHISSTLPAPP, encoded by the exons ATGGCGGATGGGGCACAGGCCAACCCCAAAGTGTTGAGGAAGAAGGTGCTGGTTAGGCACCCCTCCAGGTGGAGGGGCCCAAGTCTCAGGGCCTCTTTTCCTTGGAGAACCTCGAG GTCCAGCTTGGGTATGAAGAAATTCTTCACCATGGTCGTCCTGGCCGGCAGCG TCCTGCCCACAGCCCGCAGCAGCCTGCTTAACCTGAAGTCCATGGTGGAAACCATCACGGGGAGGAGTGCCATCTTGTCCTTCGTGGGCTACGGCTGCTACTGTGGACTAGGAGGGCACGGGCTGCCCATGGATGAGGTGGACTG GTGCTGCCACGCCCATGACTGCTGCTACCAGAAGCTCTTCGACCTGGGCTGCCACCCCTATGTGGACCACTATGAATACACCATCGAGAACAATACTTCCATCATCTGCA GTGAGCTCAACGAGACCGAGTGTGACAAGCAGACCTGTGAGTGTGACAAGAACGTGGTTCTGTGCCTCCGGAACCAGACGTACAATGAGAAGCATCGCAACTACCTCAACATCTACTGTCAGGGCCCCACGCCCAACTGCAGCATCTACGAGCCGCCCCTGGAGGAGGCGGCCTACAGGCACATCTCCTCcactctccctgcacctccctaG
- the LOC131505359 gene encoding group IID secretory phospholipase A2-like, translating to MKLALLCTLLVFAGVIPTQGGILNLNKMIKQVTRKTPIFSYWPYGCHCGPGGKGQPKDASDWCCQNHDCCYAHLRQHRCRIHTDNYDYTFSQGDIQCSDKGSWCEQQLCACDKEVAFCLKRNLETYKRHLRHYWRPHCRGQTPTC from the exons ATGAAACTTGCCCTGCTGTGCACGCTGCTGGTGTTTGCTG GTGTGATTCCAACCCAGGGCGGGATCTTGAACCTGAACAAGATGATCAAACAAGTGACCAGAAAAACACCCATCTTCTCCTATTGGCCCTATGGCTGCCACTGCGGACCTGGTGGCAAAGGCCAACCCAAAGATGCCTCGGACTG GTGCTGTCAGAACCATGACTGTTGCTACGCTCACCTGAGGCAGCACCGATGCCGTATCCACACAGACAACTATGACTACACCTTTTCCCAGGGGGACATCCAGTGCT CCGACAAGGGCAGCTGGTGTGAGCAGCAGCTGTGTGCCTGCGACAAGGAGGTTGCCTTCTGCCTGAAGCGGAACCTGGAGACTTACAAGAGACACCTGCGTCACTACTGGCGGCCCCACTGCAGAGGCCAGACCCCTACGTGCTAG